One genomic segment of Alicycliphilus denitrificans K601 includes these proteins:
- a CDS encoding protein-L-isoaspartate(D-aspartate) O-methyltransferase: MQRRPGFPARIDWTKDAAPAASLAPARVRREAPPPTPQGVGLDSAAVRARMVQRLAAAGITAVPVLQAMGNVERHRFVDTALVNQAYEDTSLPIGLGQTISKPSVVARMTELLLGAQCARAGGLGRVLEIGTGCGYQAAVLARLAREVYTIERLRALHEKARENLRPLRLANVHLILGDGMLGYAGGAPYAGIISAAGGGSLPPQWCEQLAMGGRLVAPMAGVDGRQMLLVVDKTPKGLEQTVLEAVHFVPLKSGVV; encoded by the coding sequence ATGCAGCGCCGCCCCGGATTCCCCGCGCGCATCGATTGGACGAAGGATGCGGCGCCGGCTGCCTCCCTCGCGCCGGCGCGTGTCCGGCGCGAGGCGCCGCCGCCCACACCCCAGGGCGTGGGCCTGGATTCGGCCGCGGTACGGGCGCGCATGGTGCAGCGGCTGGCGGCGGCGGGCATCACCGCGGTGCCGGTGCTGCAGGCCATGGGGAACGTGGAGCGGCACCGCTTCGTCGATACCGCCCTGGTCAACCAGGCCTACGAGGACACCAGCCTGCCCATAGGGCTGGGCCAGACCATCTCCAAGCCCAGCGTGGTGGCGCGCATGACCGAGCTGCTGCTGGGCGCGCAGTGCGCGCGCGCGGGCGGCCTGGGGCGGGTGCTGGAGATCGGCACCGGCTGCGGCTACCAGGCGGCCGTGCTGGCGCGGCTGGCGCGCGAGGTGTACACCATAGAGCGCCTGCGCGCGTTGCATGAAAAGGCGCGCGAGAACCTGCGCCCCTTGCGCTTGGCAAACGTCCATCTGATCCTGGGCGACGGCATGCTGGGCTATGCCGGCGGCGCACCCTATGCGGGCATCATTTCCGCGGCGGGCGGCGGCAGCCTCCCGCCGCAGTGGTGTGAGCAGCTTGCCATGGGGGGGCGCCTCGTGGCCCCCATGGCGGGGGTGGACGGGCGCCAGATGTTGCTCGTGGTTGACAAAACGCCGAAAGGCCTGGAGCAGACGGTGCTCGAAGCCGTGCATTTCGTCCCCCTAAAATCGGGGGTCGTTTGA
- a CDS encoding LysR family transcriptional regulator, whose product MSQPSIKQLEAFWWAATCANFATAAERVHLSVSSLSKRIAELEATLGQPLFDRSGHRAVLTEAGERLLPATLDVLNAMAALGQTLDARAALAGRCRFGVGDLSALTWLPAFVAAVRRAHPQLELEPFVDVGGVLERRLADGELDFAVIAGRSSRSALLSQPVGAAHFAWAAAPGLPGADRLDAAALLRCHPLVTLPHGAGTTRLLDDWLLANHAAAHERIVCNSWGAVAGMLRQGVGVGFLPAHWVDALSLRAVGAGMPLAPLHYAFQWRRGDARALIAALRPLAQAQVDFSVSPVFTGVVSQR is encoded by the coding sequence ATGTCCCAGCCCTCGATCAAGCAGCTCGAAGCCTTCTGGTGGGCTGCCACCTGCGCCAATTTCGCGACGGCGGCCGAACGCGTGCACCTGTCGGTGTCGTCGCTGTCCAAGCGCATCGCCGAGCTCGAAGCCACGCTGGGCCAGCCGCTGTTCGACCGCAGCGGCCACCGCGCCGTACTCACCGAGGCGGGCGAGCGCCTGCTGCCCGCCACGCTCGACGTGCTCAATGCCATGGCGGCGCTGGGCCAGACACTCGATGCGCGCGCGGCGCTCGCGGGCCGCTGCCGCTTCGGCGTGGGCGATCTCTCGGCACTGACCTGGCTGCCCGCCTTCGTGGCTGCCGTGCGGCGGGCGCACCCGCAGCTGGAGCTGGAGCCCTTCGTGGACGTGGGTGGCGTGCTGGAGCGCCGCCTGGCCGATGGCGAGCTGGACTTCGCCGTGATCGCGGGCCGCTCCTCGCGCAGCGCGCTGCTGTCGCAACCCGTGGGGGCCGCGCACTTCGCCTGGGCCGCCGCGCCCGGCCTGCCGGGCGCGGACCGCCTGGACGCGGCGGCGCTGCTGCGGTGCCACCCGCTGGTCACGCTGCCGCATGGCGCGGGCACGACCCGGCTGCTGGACGACTGGCTGCTGGCCAACCATGCCGCGGCGCATGAGCGCATCGTGTGCAACAGCTGGGGGGCCGTGGCGGGCATGTTGCGCCAGGGTGTGGGAGTGGGCTTCCTGCCCGCACACTGGGTGGATGCACTGAGCCTGCGCGCCGTGGGCGCAGGCATGCCGCTGGCGCCGCTGCACTACGCCTTTCAGTGGCGGCGTGGCGATGCGCGGGCGCTGATCGCGGCGCTGCGGCCATTGGCGCAGGCGCAGGTGGATTTTTCAGTGTCCCCCGTATTCACCGGCGTGGTGAGCCAACGATGA
- a CDS encoding GGDEF domain-containing protein produces MKLRSVTLRTLCIFLPILQMDSAKSPSEVARETLKLLAARRLSPTPDNYQALYEEVSGVRAAPNFPTAQLRHILHVMPGQTPGQKRLLGQLENAVAQQDWSMLKNVLVGYANLGLSPVATPPPASVSITQLPTTLAQNLARLVSNTLPALGEDDPRVHELAAQLCAFLREPERPIATAELMLSDFSYRLSFAAEDQAAIRQGLLGLLRLVFENIAALSIDEPWLHGQAEALLAASTPPLTLRRLDDVHKRLKDVIFKQSEAKDRTVQAQTQMRELLATFIERLAQMDESSSTYNETMERCAERIGRATQLQDIMPLLEEVMAATRAMALNSHVTRSELQDLRERTEATHAEITQLRRDLDHASAQARHDPLTGALNRKGLDEAMEREIARAFRLDTPLCVALLDVDNFKAINDRLGHAAGDEALMHLVRVTREVMRPQDQLARHGGEEFVLILPNTQLADGVKAMERLQRELTKRYFLKEQERLLITFSAGVAQVEGKNGSADAIRRADEGMYLAKRSGKNRVVAA; encoded by the coding sequence ATGAAGCTGCGCTCTGTCACACTTCGCACTCTTTGCATCTTCCTGCCCATCCTGCAGATGGACTCCGCCAAATCTCCTTCCGAAGTCGCGCGTGAAACCCTCAAGCTCCTGGCCGCGCGCCGCCTCTCCCCCACCCCCGACAATTACCAGGCCCTGTACGAAGAGGTGTCGGGCGTCCGCGCCGCGCCGAATTTTCCCACCGCACAGCTGCGCCATATTCTGCATGTGATGCCGGGGCAGACCCCCGGGCAGAAGCGCCTGCTGGGCCAGCTGGAGAACGCCGTCGCGCAGCAAGACTGGTCCATGCTGAAAAACGTGCTGGTGGGCTACGCCAACCTGGGCCTGTCGCCAGTCGCCACGCCGCCGCCCGCCAGCGTCAGCATCACCCAGCTGCCCACCACGCTGGCGCAGAACCTGGCACGCCTGGTGAGCAACACCCTGCCGGCCCTGGGCGAAGACGACCCCCGCGTGCACGAGCTGGCCGCGCAGCTGTGCGCCTTCCTGCGCGAGCCCGAGCGCCCCATCGCCACGGCCGAACTGATGCTGAGCGACTTCAGCTATCGCCTGTCCTTCGCCGCGGAGGACCAGGCCGCCATACGGCAGGGCCTGCTCGGGCTGCTGCGCCTGGTATTCGAGAACATTGCCGCGCTGAGCATCGACGAGCCATGGCTGCACGGCCAGGCCGAGGCGCTGCTGGCCGCATCCACGCCGCCGCTCACGCTGCGTCGGCTCGACGACGTGCACAAGCGCCTCAAGGACGTGATCTTCAAGCAGTCCGAGGCCAAGGACCGCACGGTCCAGGCACAGACGCAGATGCGCGAGCTGCTGGCCACCTTCATCGAGCGCCTGGCGCAGATGGACGAATCGAGCAGCACCTACAACGAAACCATGGAGCGCTGTGCCGAACGCATCGGCCGTGCGACGCAGCTGCAGGACATCATGCCGCTGCTCGAGGAAGTCATGGCCGCCACCCGCGCCATGGCGCTGAACAGCCACGTGACGCGCTCCGAGCTGCAGGACCTGCGCGAGCGCACCGAGGCCACGCATGCCGAGATCACCCAGCTGCGCCGCGACTTGGACCACGCGAGCGCCCAGGCCCGCCACGACCCGCTGACCGGAGCCCTGAACCGCAAGGGGCTGGACGAGGCCATGGAGCGCGAGATCGCGCGCGCGTTCCGCCTGGATACCCCGCTGTGCGTGGCCCTGCTCGACGTGGACAACTTCAAGGCCATCAACGACCGCCTGGGCCATGCCGCAGGCGACGAGGCGCTGATGCACTTGGTCCGGGTCACGCGCGAGGTCATGCGGCCCCAGGACCAGTTGGCGCGCCACGGCGGCGAGGAGTTCGTGCTCATCCTGCCCAACACCCAGCTCGCCGACGGCGTGAAAGCCATGGAGCGCCTGCAGCGCGAGCTGACCAAGCGCTACTTCCTGAAGGAACAGGAGCGCCTGCTCATCACCTTCAGCGCTGGCGTGGCGCAGGTGGAGGGCAAGAACGGCAGCGCCGATGCCATCCGCCGCGCCGACGAGGGCATGTACCTGGCCAAGCGCTCGGGCAAGAACCGCGTGGTGGCTGCGTAG
- a CDS encoding alkaline phosphatase D family protein — MPTLAAMHRRRLLQQAAWAAMATQLPRWAWARQTLRHDPFGLGVASGEPLPDGVVLWTRLLPPDPADAAAPWAGPLTVRWEVADDAQFRRIVQHGSATALPDLAHSVHVEVAGLQPGRWYYYRFMLGDAVSAVGRTRTAPAPHALERRLRMVYASCQRWEHGYYAAWRHACADQPDLVLFLGDYIYEYASPKDANGLARTHGLRLPRSLADYRERYALHKSDPDLQVAHACAPWVVTWDDHEVQNDYAGDHGRGDAAEWLPLRTAAWQAFYEHMPLRASTLNSSAFQGLQLYRRLHWGRLARLHVLDARQYRDLQACRKPGGGSAGAVRPEACPELTDPQRSFLGWQQEQWLQAGLAQDARERATHWSVLAQQTLFAPRHYPSGLQSTDSWDGYPAARERLCHALAQQTPRNTVLLGGDIHQNYVCNVPAPPGAGGAARILASEFCGTSISSRAGTTQDKVDAIRRLNPHVLLARCDERGYGLCDITPTLWTTRLRAIRDPLDAGSDAYTLARFVVEDGRPGPRPA, encoded by the coding sequence ATGCCCACGCTCGCAGCCATGCACCGCCGCCGGCTTCTGCAGCAGGCGGCCTGGGCCGCCATGGCCACGCAACTGCCGCGCTGGGCCTGGGCCCGGCAGACCCTGCGGCACGACCCCTTCGGCCTGGGCGTGGCCAGCGGCGAGCCCTTGCCCGACGGCGTGGTGCTCTGGACCCGCCTGCTGCCGCCGGACCCGGCCGATGCCGCCGCGCCCTGGGCCGGCCCGCTCACCGTGCGCTGGGAAGTCGCCGACGACGCACAGTTCCGTCGCATCGTGCAGCACGGCAGCGCCACCGCCCTGCCCGACCTGGCGCACAGCGTGCACGTGGAAGTGGCCGGCCTGCAGCCGGGCCGCTGGTACTACTACCGCTTCATGCTGGGCGATGCCGTCAGCGCCGTGGGCCGCACGCGCACGGCCCCGGCGCCGCATGCGCTGGAGCGGCGGCTGCGGATGGTCTATGCCTCATGCCAGCGCTGGGAGCACGGCTACTACGCGGCCTGGCGCCACGCCTGCGCCGACCAGCCCGACCTGGTGCTATTCCTGGGCGACTACATCTACGAATACGCCAGCCCCAAGGACGCGAATGGGCTGGCGCGCACGCACGGCCTGCGCCTGCCGCGCAGCCTGGCCGACTACCGCGAGCGCTACGCGCTGCACAAGAGCGACCCGGACTTGCAGGTTGCCCACGCCTGCGCGCCCTGGGTCGTGACCTGGGACGACCACGAGGTGCAGAACGACTACGCGGGCGACCACGGCCGGGGCGACGCCGCCGAATGGCTGCCCCTGCGCACGGCGGCATGGCAGGCCTTCTATGAGCACATGCCGCTGCGCGCATCGACGCTCAACTCGTCGGCCTTCCAGGGCCTGCAGCTCTACCGGCGCCTGCACTGGGGACGCCTGGCACGGCTGCACGTGCTCGACGCACGGCAATACCGCGACCTGCAGGCCTGCCGCAAGCCGGGCGGCGGCTCGGCCGGCGCGGTGCGCCCCGAGGCCTGCCCCGAGCTCACGGACCCGCAGCGCAGCTTTCTGGGCTGGCAGCAGGAGCAATGGCTGCAGGCCGGCCTGGCGCAGGACGCACGCGAGCGGGCCACGCACTGGAGCGTGCTGGCGCAGCAGACGCTGTTCGCGCCGCGCCACTACCCCTCGGGCCTGCAGTCCACCGACAGCTGGGACGGTTACCCCGCCGCACGCGAGCGCCTGTGCCACGCGCTGGCGCAGCAGACACCGCGCAACACCGTGCTGCTGGGCGGGGACATCCACCAGAACTACGTCTGCAACGTGCCGGCGCCCCCCGGGGCCGGCGGCGCGGCGCGCATCCTGGCCAGCGAGTTCTGCGGCACGTCGATCAGCTCGCGCGCCGGCACCACGCAGGACAAGGTGGACGCCATCCGCCGCCTCAACCCCCATGTGCTGCTGGCTCGCTGCGACGAGCGCGGCTACGGCCTGTGCGACATCACGCCCACGCTCTGGACGACCCGGCTACGCGCCATCCGCGACCCGCTGGACGCGGGTAGCGACGCGTACACCCTGGCCCGCTTCGTGGTGGAGGACGGCCGCCCCGGCCCCCGGCCGGCTTGA
- a CDS encoding FAD-dependent monooxygenase has product MGWEAVEVGQTAEYARLVVRRTGNGQQRTVRCQYLIGADGANSIVREAIGSGREDKGFEADWLVIDVLPNEGVTLDIPAARLPASDGRHSARRAGQGRRPAEPPWPGRARRRARAFRRRGGTGFVLISRSHRALSAMGAAVAAALRQLNARAAVIVPAGADAGQQGWEDLDGKFLPFMEQHGIETMLVRPDSMARLAPGGILRPCSWIARRI; this is encoded by the coding sequence TTGGGCTGGGAAGCCGTGGAGGTTGGCCAGACCGCCGAATACGCACGGCTCGTGGTGCGCCGCACGGGCAACGGGCAGCAGCGCACGGTGCGCTGCCAGTACCTGATTGGCGCTGACGGCGCCAACAGCATCGTGCGCGAAGCCATAGGCAGCGGCCGGGAAGACAAGGGGTTCGAGGCCGACTGGCTGGTCATCGATGTGCTGCCCAACGAAGGCGTGACGCTCGACATCCCCGCCGCCCGCCTTCCCGCATCTGACGGACGGCATTCTGCGCGGCGCGCAGGACAAGGCCGCAGGCCTGCTGAGCCCCCATGGCCGGGTCGGGCGCGCAGGCGTGCAAGGGCGTTTCGACGACGTGGTGGCACGGGTTTCGTGCTCATCAGCCGCAGCCATCGGGCACTGTCGGCCATGGGCGCAGCGGTGGCTGCAGCCTTGCGGCAATTGAACGCCAGGGCGGCCGTCATCGTCCCCGCCGGCGCGGACGCCGGCCAGCAAGGCTGGGAAGACCTGGATGGCAAGTTCCTGCCGTTCATGGAGCAGCACGGCATAGAGACCATGCTGGTGCGGCCCGACTCTATGGCGCGGTTGGCTCCGGGGGGAATCCTCAGACCTTGCTCCTGGATTGCGAGGCGGATTTGA
- the surE gene encoding 5'/3'-nucleotidase SurE, with protein MKILISNDDGYQAPGIVALHDALKAIADVEVVAPEHNNSAKSNALTLHSPLYVHRAANGFRYVNGTPADCVHIALTGVLGYRPDLVVSGINNGANMGDDTIYSGTVGAAMEGYLFGIPSMAFSQVDKGWGELDSAARKAREIVEQMQRHKLVGGAPWLLNINIPNMPFDALRPLRLCRLGRRHAAERVIEQQSPRGELMYWIGGAGPAKDASEGTDFHATAHGHVSMTPLKVDLTDHDGLGYWAQTAARLVPQRVQDGGG; from the coding sequence ATGAAAATCCTCATTTCCAACGATGATGGCTACCAGGCGCCGGGCATCGTGGCCCTGCATGACGCACTCAAGGCCATCGCCGATGTCGAGGTCGTGGCCCCCGAGCACAACAACAGTGCCAAATCCAATGCCTTGACGCTGCATTCGCCGCTGTACGTGCATCGCGCGGCCAATGGCTTCCGCTACGTGAACGGCACGCCGGCCGACTGCGTGCACATCGCGCTGACCGGCGTCCTGGGCTACCGGCCCGACCTCGTGGTCTCGGGCATCAACAACGGCGCCAACATGGGAGATGACACCATCTACTCGGGTACCGTGGGCGCGGCCATGGAAGGCTACCTGTTCGGCATCCCGTCCATGGCCTTTTCCCAGGTGGACAAGGGGTGGGGGGAGCTCGACTCCGCGGCGCGCAAGGCGCGCGAGATCGTGGAGCAGATGCAGCGGCACAAGCTGGTGGGCGGGGCGCCATGGCTGCTGAACATCAATATCCCCAACATGCCGTTCGATGCGCTGCGCCCCCTGCGCCTGTGCCGCCTGGGGCGGCGCCACGCGGCCGAGCGCGTCATCGAGCAGCAAAGCCCGCGCGGCGAGCTGATGTACTGGATTGGCGGAGCGGGGCCGGCCAAGGACGCGAGCGAGGGCACGGACTTCCATGCCACGGCGCACGGCCATGTGTCCATGACGCCCCTGAAGGTGGACTTGACCGACCACGACGGCCTGGGCTATTGGGCGCAGACTGCCGCGCGCCTGGTGCCGCAGCGCGTGCAGGACGGGGGTGGCTGA
- a CDS encoding tripartite tricarboxylate transporter substrate binding protein BugE, translated as MPSFSLRPGAHALIGGLALAAGTAALAQAAYPSKPIRLIVPFAAGGTTDIIARVVADPLGRELGQPVVVDNKSGAGGTIGATEAMRAKPDGYTLSVATVSTTATNPAITPKFPYDPETDFVPIINIAATPNVIAVNPRFPGHDYKGFVEELKKSPGKYAYASTGTGSITHMLMELYKGMAGVQMTHIPYRGAGPALNDVVAGQVNMNLDNLPSSLPFIRDGRLIPIVVAAPQRLAVLPNVPTFKEVGLEPVNRMAYYGIVGPKGTPREVVDRINAALKKVLAEPAVKKRIDDTGSLVIANTPEQFAEQIRNEFAIYKDVVRKQKLTLE; from the coding sequence ATGCCCAGCTTTTCCCTGCGCCCCGGCGCACACGCACTGATCGGCGGCCTGGCACTCGCGGCAGGAACTGCTGCGCTGGCCCAGGCAGCCTACCCGAGCAAGCCCATACGCCTGATCGTGCCCTTTGCCGCCGGCGGCACCACCGACATCATCGCCCGCGTGGTGGCCGACCCGCTGGGGCGCGAGCTGGGCCAGCCGGTGGTGGTAGACAACAAGAGCGGCGCCGGCGGCACCATCGGCGCGACCGAGGCCATGCGCGCCAAGCCCGATGGCTACACGCTGAGCGTGGCCACCGTCTCCACCACGGCCACCAATCCAGCCATCACGCCCAAGTTCCCATACGACCCCGAGACGGATTTCGTGCCCATCATCAACATCGCCGCGACGCCCAACGTCATTGCGGTCAACCCCAGGTTCCCGGGGCACGACTACAAGGGCTTCGTCGAGGAGTTGAAAAAGAGCCCCGGCAAATACGCGTATGCGTCCACCGGCACCGGCAGCATCACCCACATGCTGATGGAGCTCTACAAGGGCATGGCGGGCGTGCAGATGACGCACATTCCCTACCGGGGCGCTGGCCCGGCGCTGAACGACGTGGTGGCCGGCCAGGTGAACATGAATCTGGACAACCTGCCCTCATCGCTGCCCTTCATCAGGGACGGCCGCCTGATCCCCATCGTGGTGGCGGCGCCGCAGCGCCTGGCGGTCCTGCCCAACGTGCCCACCTTCAAGGAGGTGGGGCTGGAGCCGGTGAACCGCATGGCCTATTACGGCATCGTCGGCCCCAAGGGCACACCCAGGGAGGTGGTCGACAGGATCAATGCCGCGCTCAAGAAGGTGCTGGCGGAGCCGGCGGTGAAAAAGCGCATCGACGACACCGGCTCGCTGGTGATCGCCAATACGCCCGAGCAGTTCGCCGAGCAGATCAGGAACGAATTCGCTATCTACAAGGACGTAGTGCGCAAGCAAAAGCTGACGCTGGAGTGA
- a CDS encoding fumarylacetoacetate hydrolase family protein, producing the protein MRLFRFGAVGQEKPGALDRSGRMRDMSLLIPDWTPEWMAPERLKALQAIDLDKLPLVAEGTRIGAPLAGIRQFVAIGLNYRQHAMEAGMEIPREPVVFNKAITCIAGPNDTVELPPDSVEGDWEVELGIIIGSKAQKVGEAEALSHVAGYVLANDVSEREWQAKRNGQWGKGKSFDGFGPIGPWLVTTDELADPQNVPLTLTVNGQVRQKSNTSDMIFPVAYIVSYLSRFMTLLPGDLVITGTPQGVGLGMKPPVFLRRGDVMTLDGGVLGTQRQQVV; encoded by the coding sequence ATGAGATTGTTCCGTTTTGGTGCCGTAGGTCAGGAAAAACCGGGTGCTCTGGACCGCAGCGGCCGCATGAGGGATATGTCGTTGCTGATCCCCGACTGGACGCCCGAGTGGATGGCTCCCGAGCGCCTGAAGGCCTTGCAGGCCATCGACCTGGACAAGCTGCCCCTGGTCGCCGAGGGCACGCGCATCGGCGCGCCGCTGGCCGGCATTCGCCAGTTCGTGGCGATCGGCCTGAACTATCGCCAGCACGCCATGGAAGCGGGCATGGAAATTCCCAGGGAGCCCGTGGTGTTCAACAAGGCCATTACCTGCATTGCCGGCCCCAACGACACGGTTGAACTGCCACCCGACTCCGTGGAGGGCGACTGGGAGGTGGAGCTGGGCATCATCATCGGCAGCAAGGCGCAGAAGGTGGGCGAGGCCGAAGCGCTGTCGCATGTGGCCGGCTATGTGCTGGCCAATGACGTGTCCGAGCGCGAATGGCAGGCCAAGCGCAATGGCCAATGGGGCAAGGGCAAGAGTTTCGACGGCTTTGGCCCCATAGGCCCCTGGCTGGTGACGACCGACGAGCTGGCCGACCCGCAGAACGTGCCACTCACGCTGACCGTCAATGGCCAGGTCCGGCAGAAGAGCAACACCTCGGACATGATTTTCCCGGTCGCCTACATCGTGTCCTACCTGAGCCGGTTCATGACCCTGCTGCCCGGCGATCTCGTGATCACGGGCACGCCCCAGGGCGTGGGCCTGGGCATGAAGCCCCCTGTCTTCCTGCGGCGGGGCGATGTCATGACGCTGGATGGCGGCGTCCTGGGCACGCAGCGCCAGCAGGTCGTCTAA
- a CDS encoding TetR/AcrR family transcriptional regulator codes for MQTQAPPEDHRTRVGAQRRERTRLQLLTSAIGVFNDKGADATVIDDLIAAAGVSRGTFYNHFKTTGELLTELASRMSDEVLAVVDPLVLRYHDPVERFAIGMRLYMRMTLRYPQWGRFITQVGTRVAARGQLIDKYVTRDLCTAQERKLLNVPDVAVARDMALGAIFYGIETMLTEPTRSNHAENLIRHVLIGLGLGASEAARIVDMPLQMPARVQGPVFDSLE; via the coding sequence ATGCAAACACAGGCCCCGCCAGAAGACCACCGCACCCGTGTCGGAGCGCAGCGCCGGGAGCGCACGCGCCTGCAGCTGCTGACCAGCGCCATCGGCGTGTTCAACGACAAGGGGGCCGATGCCACGGTGATCGACGACTTGATCGCGGCTGCGGGCGTGTCGCGCGGCACCTTCTACAACCACTTCAAGACCACCGGCGAGTTGCTGACGGAACTGGCTTCACGCATGAGCGATGAGGTCCTGGCCGTGGTCGATCCCCTGGTCCTGCGGTACCACGATCCCGTGGAGCGCTTCGCCATAGGCATGCGCCTGTACATGCGTATGACCTTGCGCTACCCGCAATGGGGCCGCTTCATAACCCAGGTGGGAACCCGCGTCGCGGCGCGGGGCCAGCTCATAGACAAATACGTGACGCGCGACCTGTGCACCGCCCAGGAGCGCAAATTGCTGAACGTGCCCGACGTGGCGGTGGCGCGCGACATGGCGCTGGGCGCCATCTTCTACGGCATAGAGACCATGCTGACCGAGCCCACGCGCAGCAACCACGCCGAAAATCTGATCCGGCATGTGCTGATCGGCCTGGGGCTTGGTGCCTCCGAGGCCGCACGGATTGTCGACATGCCTCTGCAAATGCCTGCCAGGGTGCAAGGGCCGGTTTTCGACAGCCTGGAATGA
- a CDS encoding alpha-hydroxy acid oxidase yields the protein MASYAEPSPVTVPVALRNMLSLHDFEAAARRRLPRPIFGYIAGAAEDNTSLRDNREVFGEYGFATRVLRDVSRRSQAVELFGQRYSSPFGIAPMGINALSTYRGDLVLARAAQQAGIVSIMSGTSLIPMEEVARESPATWFQAYIPGDQERIDALVDRVARAGFGTLVVTVDIPVSANRENNIRTGFSTPLRPSLRLAWDGMVRPRWVAGTFLHTLLRHGMPHFENSFATRGAPIVSSSVLRDFSARDHLNWGHIEAIRRRWKGPLVVKGLLSVEDALQARRVGADAVVLSNHGGRQLDGAISPLRVLEAVVAAVGPDYPVLIDSGFRRGSDVLKALALGARMVLVGRPFNYAAAVAGEAGVAHAIGLLQEEVDRNMAMLGVTGCAELGPQHIVRRRA from the coding sequence ATGGCTTCCTATGCCGAACCCTCACCCGTGACCGTGCCCGTCGCACTGCGCAACATGCTGTCGCTGCACGACTTCGAGGCCGCCGCGCGCCGGCGCCTGCCCCGGCCGATCTTCGGCTACATCGCCGGCGCGGCCGAGGACAACACGTCGCTGCGCGACAACCGCGAGGTGTTCGGCGAATACGGCTTTGCCACCCGCGTGCTGCGCGACGTGTCGCGGCGCTCGCAGGCGGTGGAGCTGTTCGGCCAGCGCTACAGCAGCCCCTTCGGCATCGCGCCCATGGGCATCAACGCGCTGTCCACCTACCGCGGAGACCTGGTGCTGGCGCGCGCTGCGCAGCAGGCGGGCATCGTGTCGATCATGAGCGGCACCTCGCTGATCCCCATGGAAGAGGTGGCGCGCGAGAGCCCGGCCACCTGGTTCCAGGCCTACATACCGGGCGACCAGGAACGCATCGACGCGCTGGTCGACCGCGTGGCGCGCGCGGGCTTCGGCACGCTGGTGGTGACGGTGGACATTCCCGTTTCGGCCAACCGCGAGAACAACATTCGCACCGGCTTTTCCACGCCGCTGCGCCCCAGCCTGCGCCTGGCCTGGGACGGCATGGTGCGGCCGCGCTGGGTGGCGGGCACCTTCCTGCACACGCTGCTGCGCCACGGCATGCCGCATTTCGAGAATTCGTTTGCCACGCGCGGCGCGCCCATCGTGTCGTCCTCAGTACTGCGCGATTTCTCGGCGCGCGACCACCTGAACTGGGGCCACATCGAAGCCATCCGCCGCCGCTGGAAAGGACCGCTGGTGGTCAAGGGCCTGCTCAGCGTGGAGGATGCACTGCAGGCCCGGCGCGTGGGCGCCGACGCCGTCGTGCTGTCCAACCACGGCGGCCGCCAGCTCGACGGCGCGATCTCGCCCCTGCGCGTGCTCGAAGCCGTTGTGGCCGCCGTGGGGCCCGATTACCCGGTGCTCATCGACAGCGGCTTCCGGCGCGGCTCGGACGTGCTCAAGGCCCTGGCCCTGGGCGCGCGCATGGTGCTGGTGGGCCGCCCCTTCAACTACGCCGCCGCCGTGGCGGGCGAGGCCGGCGTGGCGCATGCCATCGGGCTGCTGCAGGAAGAGGTGGACCGCAACATGGCCATGCTGGGCGTGACGGGCTGCGCAGAACTCGGGCCGCAGCACATCGTGCGCCGCCGCGCCTGA